The following is a genomic window from Phalacrocorax carbo chromosome 19, bPhaCar2.1, whole genome shotgun sequence.
CTTCTGCAAGACCCACCCGCAAAGCTGAGGCGGCTCCCCAAAGTCGCCGTTGGCTGCACTGGGCCCACGTTGCAGCAATAAAGAGGGATGAAGCTTCGGGGCGCTTTCTGGCCAATGCCATGTCTTGTCATTATTCTTACtggttccccctctcccaaccccgcctccttcctggtgttGCAGCTGCCCACGGCGGAGCccgagaaggggaggagggtccctgcctggcctgcagctccctccctcgccATTCTTGGTGTCGTTTGGGGACCTTTTGGTGCGGCAGTGAGGCAAAGGTGTGCTTCGGGGCTGCGCACAGTGGGCCCCGAGGAAGGGCGCGATTGTCTTGCGGGCCTTTGAGGGCCTTTGCAgcgagccctgtccctgctggaggggacgCCGGTCGTGCTCAAGACGAAGGCCTTGCAGGccctgttgggggggggtgtgccctccccggcccccgagctctgCCCTTGTCGCAGAGGCTCTGGGTGTCCGCCAGGAGCCGAGGGGGAGCCCTcgccctccccctcttctttatctagtgaggctcagggaagctgtagcCCTCCATGTGGTACGGAACCCTTGTCCcaggggctctgtgctgctttccgtGTGGGGCCGTGTCTGTGAGTCCTGCAGGGCCCCGACTGTCGTGGCTCCCCCACCAAAGGGCCGCCCCCcatggggaaggggacaggggagtcccccaccaccattgcctgctctgctggcagtGACTCGTCCCTGGGGGAGGCTCGGTGCCCTTTGGGGCTTGCTGGCTGTGATGTGGGGCTCAGCGGGGCTTTTGCACCCCTTGGGTGCCATTTCCCCATggcccctgtgctccctccccctcccacgcaggcacagagccattctggagaaacaacttttaatggaaaaaaacacaaggcaacaagtaaaatcaaagctaccctaccccacccaccctccaacagcctccccgccctccgcccctaaacaccacccccactcccccgccCTCCACCTCAGCCCCACGCTGCATCTAATCCCCGCCATGCCACCCCCTCTAATCCCGCCCTGCCACCcgcgtgctgcctgccagagccctgcgctTGCTGGCGGCCTTTGGCAAGGGGCTCTTCCCCCGCTTCTTGCCCCgtgcccctgccatggcaggctggggccctggcagctccctccccgcatccccccacggctcctgcagctccagcccgaTGCTCTGGACAAACTCTTCCAGGCTCAGGGTGGCGTCGGCGGTCTCGGGGACGCTGtagtcagggctgagcagctcctcggGCAGAGCGAGTGAGGCGAGGTCGCAGGGGGGGATGCCTGCGCTGGTGGCACCAGGGTCCCCAGgcgtggggccgctgctgggaccCTCCGGGCTGATCCCCGACTCGTCCATGGAGCAGCCAAAGAACCTGAGGGCCTCGTGGAGAGGCACCTCATCGGGCAGCGCAAGGTCAGCGGCCGGGTCTCCCAGCGGCTggttgtggggagcagcagaggggctggtgtggACGTGGGTGCCCAGGGGGATGTTGGTGCCCGGGTGTGCCCCCGCGGGGGTGCCGCTGACAGCGATGTtggtgtgtgctggctgcccctCGGCGTGCTCATAGGCGGGGATGGCCGTCGGCGAGATCGGGGAGGCTGTGGCCACCGCTCCAGCCTCTGCGCAGGTGCCACcggggtccccaggcatggggccgctgctgggccctccctggctgagcccctccGCATCCAGGGAGCAACCAAGGAGCCTTAGGGCCTCTTCAAGAAGCTCCTTGTCAGAGACTccaaggccagcagctgggtccccaagaccttggttgtgggtggcagcagaggggctggtggggacgtTGGTGCCTGGTGGCATGTTGCATGCCGAGGGTGCAGCCGTGCCTTCAGCGTGCTGGAGGCCAGAGCTGGACGGCGGCTGcaccggggaggctggggccaccgctctcctctgctcttggtAGGGGGCGTGGTGTTGGGGTTGGCCGTGgggggtgcgtggggctgcccaggccaggcaggtcgcgcagcccccggggccccaGAGGCCAGCACCCGGCAGAGAAGCGGCACCGTGGGCGAGCGTGGCGGTGGCCCGTGGAAGCAGGCTGGTGGTTGTGCGCTGCATGTGGAACGCCCGCGGGTCGAAGAAGCAGCCCCGTggaggcctctgcagccctgtgggggtgaGTGGGAGCCGTGTTGGTCCACGGGGACCCTGCAGGGGCacctgctgagccagccccCATTGCCTGTagcccccgtctctgcaccaggtaCGTTAGGAGCTTGTGGCCGGGGCGCTCCCCGCCTCCGGGGTGATCTGCTGTGCCGGCAAGGTGGGCTTggaaactggggaggaggttCAGTTTGAGAGGGTGAAATGGGAGGGATGTCCCCAAGCCTTTGGGGAATTCTCTGGAAATTGGATGTGGTGGGCTCCCGTCAGCCAGGGGAGGGCAGCGATGCTCACTCAGGCTTGCTGAAGGCCTGTGCCATAtctgccggggggctggggatggtggtgggggggctgAAGGTGCCCGTGGGTCGGGGATGCTGAAGGTGTTGGGGTGGccgagcagagaggggtgccgtacctgctggtggtgcctgtggGGCGTGGGTTGCCACCGCCggtgggggtgcccaggctgcggggaagggctgctcctgcgcgggcagtgggcacaggttggctgagcctgaaagagagacaggagcGATGGCCGGTGGTGAGCTCCGCTCTTGCCCCCAGGAGTggtccccaggctgcagggctgggctcgttGCCTacctggtggggagaaggtttcGGGGAGTACAAAAGTGTGGAggagccggggtgccggggcagcacGGGAGCCGCGCGGTGGGAGCCCCAGTGGTGGCCGCGCCATGGTTCGTTGTGGTTGTTGGCCTCTAAGGAGACTCTGGGGTCTCCCGGGACAGAACGTGTCGGCTGTCCGTGTTCCGCCATGCCCCtagagcctccccagctcctcctggggagggaaagggttaaggggggctggggtgcccccgATGTGTTGCGGGTTCATCAGCTGTCAGCGGCGGTGGGTACAAGTGGCTGTTTCTGGAAGCCTTTGGTCCCTTTGCGGAGCTGGGCTCTCCTTGGGATTCGCGGTCCCCGGTGGAACGAGTCCCACgcctggagtgctgggatggcgggtaggggctcttcaggaggggtgggcagggcaggcgaggtggCGGTGCCGATGTGGatggtggaaagggaggggttTGATGGTGCAGCCCTTGCAGTCAGCGGTGCTGTGgtcgggaggctgcgggggaggACCAGGCGGgtggcagccaaggcagctgttggagtggctgtgtgctgcCGATGGCCCAGCCGGCATGCCGGCAGCGGGGAGTTAGCCTATAGGTGATTAGGAGGAATCTGtggcctgggagccaggcttccacttgccaggcatcagccgggaatgccatcctgctgtgaggagcaggcctGGAAAAATCCTGGACTTTGCTGGGGAGAAGTCGTTTTCACACAGCCTCAGGGATCCCCCCGGGAAAGAGGCCCTCCTCGACTTGCTGGTTGTGAATGGAGGAGGGCtggtgggagaagggatggtCTTGGCCGCAGTGATGGTGAAGCGGTTGAGTTGAAAACGGTCCGTGTAATGAGGaagaaggagagcagagttgCTCCCCTGGCTTTTGAGAGAGCAAACGTCAAGCTCACCTCGCAACCACAGTCATGATCCAACTGGTTTCTTTGGAGCGGTGGTACAGTCACCTCTTGCTCCCAAGAGTTTAAAGGGGGCAAAGCGTCGGTGAGTTTAATACCCAGCGTGGATCATCATTCTTCAAGTGTCTTTCAGCTGTTATCGTTCGCAATCAGTCAACAGTCGACCTACCACGAACTATCAACCCTGCAGCAATCTTCAACATTCGAACGGTGACTAACAGTAGCAACGAGCAAACATACGAACATCATCCTGGGGTTGTGTTGGGACATCCATCTCCCATAGGGATAGGGTTTGAAGGGGGAATGTCAAGTGCGTGGGTGCAGACTGGGGGCGTGGCCATTTCACACATGGCATTTAGGGCAGCGTTAGCCTCAGGGACAGCTTTTAAGGGAGCGACCCCTTCACAGCGGACACGGATTTCCGTAGCGTGCTCTTAATACAGCTGATAATAATACAAACTACCACAATTACGATGATGACCGTTagcaaagactgagggaggCTACTTAGCCTCCCCAACAGGGAAATCCCAAAcgcactgaaaactttccccAGGCACTTAGTCCCTAGCGCAGTGGGCATTTCTCTGGTGTCTTTGGCCATTCTCTTCACCTCATTCATCTGTTCTCGTAGTGGCACTGAAACGTGTGCCATGTGGACGCAACTGTCACCTCCCGATAGCTTCAGCTTCCCGCATACGCCTTTCTCCCTCGGCAGGAGGAAGTCTAACACAGCTCAGATTTGAGCAGCCGTCTTGCTGGTTTCTTGCAGTCGATGCTTTAAGAGGCCTAGGCTATCATGTGCAGAGTTTGTTAGTGCCTCTAGCTGCAGGCTTGGGTCTAGGAGAGAGTGTTTCGGACTGGAGGGATCCCGATTCCAAAGATTGCGCGCGGTGGcggtgcagctggtgcaggggacaggagtGTTGGGGCGAGGACGATGCTCGGGGCGGGCGAGCGTGCGAGATGAGACGGTGAGCGGCAGCATCCCCGGGAGCTGCACCGTGCCATGCTGATGGCACCGGGACTGCGCCCGTGCAGGCCCCAACGGGACTCCTAACGCCCCAGCGGCATCACTGGGACTGCCCGAAGGAAGGGGCTTATCCCCTACGactgccggtgccgggggctgctctGACGGGACCTCAGCCCGCACCTTCTGCAAGACCCACCCGCAAAGCTGAGGCGGCTCCCCAGAGTCGCCGTTGGCTGCACTGGGCCCACGTTGCAGCAATAAAGAGGGACGAAGCTTCGGGGCACTTTCTGGCCAATGCCATGTCTTGTCATTATTCTTACtggttccccctctcccaaccccgcctccttcctggtgttGCAGCTGCCCACGGCGGAGCccgagaaggggaggagggtccctgcctggcctgcagctccctccctcgccATTCTTGGTGTCGTTTGGGGACCTTTTGGTGCGGCAGTGAGGCAAAGGTGTGCTTCGGGGCTGCGCACAGTGGGCCCCGAGGAAGGGCGCGATTGTCTTGCGGGCCTTTGAGGGCCTTTGCAgcgagccctgtccctgctggaggggacgCCGGTCGTGCTCAAGACGAAGGCCTTGCAGGccctgttgggggggggtgtgccctccccggcccccgagctctgCCCTTGTCGCAGAGGCTCTGGGTGTCCGCCAGGAGCCGAGGGGGAGCCCTcgccctccccctcttctttatctagtgaggctcagggaagctgtagcCCTCCATGTGGTACGGAACCCTTGTCCcaggggctctgtgctgctttccgtGTGGGGCCGTGTCTGTGAGTCCTGCAGGGCCCCGACTGTCGTGGCTCCCCCACCAAAGGGCCGCcccccctggggaaggggacaggggagtcccccaccaccattgcctgctctgctggcggTGACTCGTCCCTGGGGGAGGCTCGGTGCCCTTTGGGGCTTGCTGGCTGTGATGTGGGGCTCAGCGGGGCTTTTGCACCCCTTGGGTGCCATTTCCCCATggcccctgtgctccctccccctcccacgcaggcacagagccgttctggagaaacaacttttaatggaaaaaaacacaaggcaacaagtaaaatcaaagctaccctaccccacccaccctccaacagcctccccgccctccgcccctaaacaccacccccactcccccgccCTCCACCTCAGCCCCACGCTGCATCTAATCCCCGCCATG
Proteins encoded in this region:
- the LOC135316476 gene encoding proline-rich protein 22-like, with the protein product MARPPLGLPPRGSRAAPAPRLLHTFVLPETFSPPGSANLCPLPAQEQPFPAAWAPPPAVATHAPQAPPAGLQRPPRGCFFDPRAFHMQRTTTSLLPRATATLAHGAASLPGAGLWGPGGCATCLAWAAPRTPHGQPQHHAPYQEQRRAVAPASPVQPPSSSGLQHAEGTAAPSACNMPPGTNVPTSPSAATHNQGLGDPAAGLGVSDKELLEEALRLLGCSLDAEGLSQGGPSSGPMPGDPGGTCAEAGAVATASPISPTAIPAYEHAEGQPAHTNIAVSGTPAGAHPGTNIPLGTHVHTSPSAAPHNQPLGDPAADLALPDEVPLHEALRFFGCSMDESGISPEGPSSGPTPGDPGATSAGIPPCDLASLALPEELLSPDYSVPETADATLSLEEFVQSIGLELQEPWGDAGRELPGPQPAMAGARGKKRGKSPLPKAASKRRALAGSTRVAGRD